Proteins from a single region of Sediminitomix flava:
- a CDS encoding WD40/YVTN/BNR-like repeat-containing protein, whose protein sequence is MKTKNKLLFLSITLFTLLQSCQKKTEEHTQDETRGWTVLHEEKGLHLRGLSPISENVAWASGVNGSILRTADGGKTWEKFSVNGADSLDFRDIEAFDDQTAIAITAGSPAKIYKTTNAGKEWALSYLNEDRAIFMDAMGFWDNQNGIAFGDPMNGHLKIITTADGGKTWTDIPSENIPQANEMEGGFAASGSCLVVEGDSNVWIGTGGAEARVYFSTNRGKTWTITNTPIRSGIGSSGIYTLTMQDQLNGVAMGGDYTMPDSTKAIAAYTNDGGKTWQKSNDVPSGYRSCVIALKAKKGTYLSISKTGMDISTDNGLNWVNVDSVGFYTLYQAKEDQSLWASGSHGRIGKWHGKLSK, encoded by the coding sequence ATGAAAACTAAAAACAAATTACTTTTCCTTTCAATTACCTTATTCACTTTACTCCAAAGTTGTCAGAAAAAAACAGAGGAGCACACTCAAGATGAAACAAGAGGATGGACGGTTCTTCACGAAGAAAAAGGTTTGCACTTAAGAGGATTGAGTCCTATTTCTGAAAATGTAGCATGGGCTAGCGGTGTAAACGGCTCAATCTTAAGAACCGCTGATGGTGGTAAAACTTGGGAAAAATTCAGTGTAAATGGAGCAGATTCTTTAGATTTCAGAGATATAGAAGCATTTGACGATCAGACCGCAATAGCTATAACAGCAGGTAGCCCTGCCAAAATATATAAAACTACGAATGCAGGTAAAGAATGGGCTTTAAGCTATTTAAATGAAGATAGAGCTATTTTCATGGATGCGATGGGATTTTGGGATAATCAGAATGGAATCGCATTTGGCGACCCTATGAATGGACATTTGAAAATCATAACTACTGCAGATGGTGGAAAAACATGGACAGACATTCCTTCAGAAAACATCCCTCAAGCAAATGAAATGGAAGGCGGATTTGCTGCTAGTGGTAGCTGCCTTGTCGTAGAAGGTGACAGTAATGTTTGGATAGGAACTGGTGGTGCAGAAGCTAGAGTCTACTTCTCTACAAACAGAGGAAAGACTTGGACGATCACTAATACCCCAATTCGATCTGGAATAGGTTCTTCGGGAATTTACACTTTGACAATGCAAGATCAATTGAACGGTGTAGCAATGGGAGGAGATTATACAATGCCAGATAGCACAAAAGCAATTGCAGCTTACACAAACGATGGAGGAAAAACATGGCAGAAATCAAATGACGTTCCTTCGGGCTACCGATCATGTGTTATCGCTTTGAAAGCTAAAAAAGGAACTTACCTTTCAATTAGTAAAACAGGAATGGATATTTCAACGGATAATGGTTTAAATTGGGTCAATGTCGATTCTGTAGGTTTTTATACCCTTTACCAAGCCAAAGAAGATCAAAGCCTTTGGGCATCAGGAAGCCACGGACGAATTGGAAAGTGGCATGGAAAACTTAGCAAATAA